From Streptomyces sp. CMB-StM0423, a single genomic window includes:
- a CDS encoding 3'-5' exonuclease, which translates to MPSIIVFDLEFTTWPGAPERDWSAPGELREIVQIGALRLDADFAVTDEFETLVRPVVNPRLSPYFSELTGIGQETVDREGRDPAAALGDFLGFCAGSSVLSYGNDMIVLGENVGWARARGERVAHGFLANGFLNVRPWLNTLAPQTASVNSGRLWQALGLSSPAAGAEHSALFDCHSIAAALRHLRAGGAALPAGWL; encoded by the coding sequence GTGCCGTCAATCATCGTCTTCGACCTGGAGTTCACCACCTGGCCGGGGGCGCCGGAGCGGGACTGGTCGGCGCCGGGCGAGCTGCGGGAGATCGTGCAGATCGGAGCCCTGCGGCTGGACGCGGACTTCGCCGTGACGGACGAGTTCGAAACCCTGGTCCGGCCCGTCGTCAACCCGCGGCTGTCCCCGTACTTCAGCGAGCTGACCGGCATCGGCCAGGAGACCGTCGACCGCGAGGGCCGCGACCCCGCGGCGGCGCTCGGCGACTTCCTCGGCTTCTGCGCGGGCAGCTCGGTGCTCTCGTACGGCAACGACATGATCGTGCTCGGCGAGAACGTCGGCTGGGCCAGGGCCCGCGGCGAGCGGGTTGCGCACGGCTTCCTCGCCAACGGCTTCCTCAACGTGCGCCCCTGGCTCAACACCCTCGCCCCGCAGACCGCCTCGGTCAACTCCGGCAGGCTCTGGCAGGCCCTCGGCCTGTCCAGCCCCGCCGCGGGCGCCGAGCACTCGGCGCTCTTCGACTGCCACTCCATCGCCGCCGCCCTCCGCCACCTCCGCGCCGGGGGTGCCGCCCTCCCGGCCGGCTGGCTCTAG
- a CDS encoding ROK family transcriptional regulator, whose protein sequence is MAANPASAGRLLRLIRSGEAPTRAELQRATGLSRSTVGLRLDQLFRAGWIREVAGTSTGGRPSARLEFDDRHAVVLAADLETRHGRAAVLDLAGNLQAEKTGPLVIGDGPEPVLEEVCRWFGPLLAEAGESAARVCGIGLSVPGPVDVTAGRVVEPPIMPGWDGYPITGHLRRTFAARLGGAPDVPVFVDNDANLMAYGEQRAGFPGCAAFLLVKASTGLGAGVVVDGGVYRGIDGGAGDIGHIRLHDSREALCSCGSYGCLAAVASGHALAARLDGLGVPATSGSDVRDLLAAGHPEAVRLAREAGQRVGEVLVTVVTLLNPGVLMIAGELSSVPFLTGVRELLYRRAMPRTTAHLDVVTARLGDRSALVGAAAMVVDDLYAPDRADARLAAADAAAPGAAAPAAEADDTAARHPG, encoded by the coding sequence ATGGCGGCGAACCCGGCGAGCGCGGGCCGCCTGCTGCGCCTCATCCGCAGCGGCGAGGCGCCCACCCGCGCCGAGCTGCAGCGGGCCACCGGGCTGTCCCGGTCCACCGTCGGGCTCCGCCTCGACCAGCTCTTCCGCGCCGGCTGGATCCGCGAGGTGGCCGGCACCTCCACCGGCGGCCGGCCCTCCGCCCGGCTGGAGTTCGACGACCGGCACGCCGTCGTCCTCGCCGCCGACCTGGAGACGCGGCACGGCCGCGCGGCCGTGCTCGACCTCGCGGGCAACTTACAGGCCGAGAAGACCGGCCCGCTGGTCATCGGCGACGGACCCGAGCCGGTGCTGGAGGAGGTGTGCCGCTGGTTCGGCCCGCTGCTGGCCGAGGCGGGCGAGAGCGCGGCGCGGGTCTGCGGCATCGGCCTCTCCGTGCCCGGTCCCGTGGACGTCACGGCCGGCCGGGTCGTGGAGCCGCCGATCATGCCGGGCTGGGACGGCTACCCCATCACCGGGCACCTGCGGCGTACGTTCGCCGCCCGGCTGGGCGGCGCCCCGGACGTCCCCGTGTTCGTGGACAACGACGCCAACCTCATGGCGTACGGAGAACAGCGCGCCGGCTTCCCCGGCTGCGCCGCCTTCCTGCTCGTCAAGGCGTCCACCGGCCTAGGCGCGGGCGTCGTCGTGGACGGCGGCGTCTACCGCGGCATCGACGGCGGCGCCGGCGACATCGGGCACATACGGCTGCACGACAGCCGGGAGGCGCTGTGCAGTTGCGGCTCGTACGGCTGCCTCGCCGCCGTCGCCAGCGGGCACGCGCTCGCCGCCCGGCTCGACGGCCTCGGCGTGCCCGCGACCTCCGGCTCCGACGTGCGCGACCTGCTGGCCGCCGGGCACCCGGAGGCGGTGCGGCTGGCCCGGGAGGCGGGGCAGCGGGTGGGCGAGGTGCTGGTCACGGTGGTCACGCTGCTCAACCCCGGGGTGCTGATGATCGCGGGGGAGCTGTCATCGGTGCCGTTCCTCACCGGCGTACGCGAGTTGCTGTACCGGCGCGCGATGCCGCGGACCACCGCGCATCTCGACGTCGTCACCGCCCGGCTCGGCGACCGCTCGGCGCTCGTCGGCGCCGCCGCCATGGTCGTCGACGACCTCTACGCCCCGGACCGCGCCGACGCCCGCCTCGCCGCCGCGGACGCCGCCGCCCCCGGAGCCGCGGCGCCCGCGGCCGAAGCGGACGACACGGCGGCACGCCACCCCGGTTGA
- a CDS encoding SRPBCC family protein: protein MELRHEFTVPVPADEAWRALLDIERIAPCMPGASVESFDGETVRGSVKVKVGPITLTYRGTASFQEKDEAGRRMVLTANGKEARGTGTARATVTGELTETGDGTQVSVVTDLAVTGRPAQFGRGVLAEVGDRLVGRFAECLAGKLADGGAEGATGADGADAGAGAVREPAAGGEPAPGAEPAAPAVGTAAPGTEPLDLVRTAGVPVAKRAAAGAAVAAAVTAVALAVRRVRRRR, encoded by the coding sequence ATGGAGCTGCGGCACGAGTTCACCGTTCCCGTACCGGCCGACGAGGCGTGGCGGGCGCTGCTCGACATCGAGCGCATCGCGCCCTGCATGCCGGGGGCGTCGGTCGAGAGCTTCGACGGCGAGACGGTGCGGGGCTCGGTGAAGGTGAAGGTCGGCCCGATCACGCTCACTTACCGGGGCACGGCCTCTTTCCAGGAGAAGGACGAGGCGGGCCGGCGCATGGTGCTGACCGCGAACGGCAAGGAGGCGCGCGGCACGGGCACGGCGCGGGCCACGGTCACGGGGGAGCTGACCGAGACGGGCGACGGCACGCAGGTGTCGGTGGTGACGGATCTGGCGGTCACGGGCCGGCCCGCGCAGTTCGGGCGGGGGGTGCTGGCGGAGGTGGGCGACCGGCTGGTGGGGCGGTTCGCGGAGTGCCTGGCGGGGAAGCTGGCGGACGGCGGCGCGGAGGGGGCCACGGGCGCGGACGGGGCGGACGCCGGTGCCGGCGCCGTACGCGAACCCGCAGCCGGAGGCGAACCCGCGCCCGGAGCCGAGCCCGCCGCGCCTGCCGTCGGGACCGCCGCCCCCGGGACCGAGCCGCTGGACCTGGTCCGTACCGCCGGTGTCCCCGTCGCCAAGCGGGCCGCCGCCGGCGCCGCGGTCGCGGCGGCGGTCACCGCCGTCGCCCTGGCCGTACGCCGCGTACGCCGCCGCCGCTGA
- a CDS encoding vWA domain-containing protein, protein MPDSGRTVPGPAAAARGPAANGAWGDGVAVLVGFARALRETGVAADGERVQAFLGAVDALGTGRRDVYWAGRVTLCGRAEDLAPYDRAFAAYFGGRAAPPRPPRTAPPPRVRRPAPAAAEAPGDDGDRTGPAAPAAARAGSAEVLRHRDIAGLTAAERAELHRLRTAFALRGEHRRTARRRPARRGAVDPRRTVRELLRGGGEPAALRRRAPVRKPRRVVLLLDVSGSMSPYADALLRFAHAARHGRPAPATEVFTLGTRLTRVTRQLSHRGPDAALAAVGTAVPDWSGGTRLGETLRAFLDRWGQRGLARGAVVVVLSDGWERGDVTLLGAQARRLHRLAHRVVWANPRKARPGYAPLAGGMAAVLPHVDAFVAGHSLAALERLAAVVRGAADA, encoded by the coding sequence GTGCCGGATTCCGGACGTACGGTCCCGGGCCCGGCCGCCGCCGCCAGGGGCCCGGCCGCGAACGGCGCCTGGGGCGACGGCGTCGCCGTGCTCGTCGGCTTCGCGCGGGCGCTGCGGGAGACGGGGGTGGCGGCCGACGGCGAGCGGGTGCAGGCGTTCCTCGGCGCCGTCGACGCGCTGGGCACCGGGCGGCGCGACGTGTACTGGGCCGGCCGGGTCACGCTCTGCGGCCGCGCGGAGGACCTGGCACCCTACGACCGCGCGTTCGCCGCGTACTTCGGGGGCCGCGCGGCGCCCCCGCGCCCGCCCCGTACCGCACCGCCGCCCCGCGTCCGCCGCCCCGCGCCCGCCGCCGCCGAGGCGCCCGGCGACGACGGCGACCGCACCGGTCCCGCGGCGCCCGCCGCCGCCCGCGCCGGCTCCGCCGAGGTGCTGCGGCACCGCGACATCGCCGGGCTCACCGCCGCGGAGCGGGCAGAACTGCACCGGCTGCGCACGGCGTTCGCGCTCCGCGGCGAGCACCGCCGCACCGCCCGCCGCCGCCCGGCCCGCCGCGGCGCCGTCGACCCGCGGCGTACCGTACGGGAACTGCTCCGCGGCGGCGGCGAACCGGCCGCGCTGCGCCGCCGCGCCCCGGTGCGGAAACCGCGCCGCGTCGTGCTGCTGCTCGACGTCAGCGGCTCCATGTCCCCGTACGCCGACGCCCTGCTGCGTTTTGCCCACGCCGCCCGCCACGGCCGCCCCGCCCCCGCCACCGAGGTCTTCACGCTCGGGACCCGGCTGACCCGCGTCACCCGGCAGTTGTCCCACCGGGGCCCGGACGCAGCGCTGGCCGCGGTCGGCACCGCCGTACCGGACTGGAGCGGCGGCACCCGGCTCGGCGAGACCCTGCGGGCGTTCCTCGACCGCTGGGGGCAGCGCGGCCTGGCCCGCGGCGCGGTCGTCGTGGTGCTCTCCGACGGCTGGGAGCGCGGCGACGTCACCCTGCTCGGCGCCCAGGCCCGCCGGCTGCACCGGCTGGCCCACCGGGTGGTGTGGGCCAACCCGCGCAAGGCGCGGCCCGGTTATGCGCCGCTCGCCGGCGGCATGGCCGCCGTGCTGCCGCATGTCGACGCCTTCGTGGCCGGGCACAGCCTGGCCGCGCTCGAACGGCTGGCGGCGGTGGTGCGGGGAGCGGCCGACGCATGA
- a CDS encoding AAA family ATPase, translated as MAREEPAGEPEKRGPHGGARDARAPEAVRPAPGTARPVPAKGVRPASVGELRARLEATGYLADDGLATACHLALTLHRPLFCEGEAGAGKTALAAALSEVMGAPLIRLQCYEGIDASQALYDWDFPRQLLHLRAAEAAGVTDAGRLEDELYGERFLVARPLLRALRTSPSVLLIDEIDRADDEFEAFLLELLSEYAVTIPELGTLRAETPPVVVLTSNRTREVHDALKRRCLYHWFAHPGYARELAIVRSRRPRVARRLAEQVTAAVQQLRGLDLVKPPGVAETIDWAEALAALGATELDADLAVATLGSVLKYREDTERAVALDLRGLLAAARGS; from the coding sequence GTGGCGCGTGAGGAGCCGGCGGGGGAGCCGGAGAAGCGCGGGCCGCACGGCGGCGCCCGCGACGCGCGGGCGCCGGAGGCCGTGCGGCCCGCGCCGGGGACCGCACGGCCCGTACCCGCGAAGGGCGTGCGGCCCGCGTCCGTCGGGGAGTTGCGGGCCCGGCTGGAGGCGACGGGCTACCTCGCCGACGACGGCCTCGCCACCGCCTGCCACCTCGCCCTCACCCTGCACCGCCCGCTGTTCTGCGAGGGCGAGGCGGGCGCGGGCAAGACCGCGCTGGCCGCCGCCCTCAGCGAGGTCATGGGCGCGCCGCTGATCCGGCTCCAGTGCTACGAGGGCATCGACGCCTCCCAGGCCCTCTACGACTGGGACTTCCCGCGCCAGTTGCTGCACCTGCGGGCGGCGGAGGCGGCGGGCGTCACGGACGCGGGCCGCCTGGAGGACGAGCTGTACGGCGAGCGGTTCCTCGTCGCCCGCCCGCTGCTGCGCGCGCTGCGGACGAGCCCGAGCGTGCTGCTGATCGACGAGATCGACCGCGCGGACGACGAGTTCGAGGCGTTCCTGCTGGAGCTGCTGTCGGAGTACGCGGTGACGATCCCCGAGCTGGGCACGCTGCGGGCCGAGACCCCGCCCGTGGTCGTGCTCACCTCCAACCGCACCCGCGAGGTCCACGACGCGCTCAAACGGCGCTGCCTCTACCACTGGTTCGCGCACCCCGGCTACGCCCGCGAGCTGGCGATCGTCCGCAGCCGCCGCCCGCGGGTGGCGCGGCGGCTGGCCGAGCAGGTGACCGCGGCGGTGCAGCAGTTGCGCGGCTTGGACCTGGTCAAGCCGCCGGGGGTGGCGGAGACGATCGACTGGGCGGAGGCGCTGGCGGCGCTCGGCGCGACGGAGCTGGACGCCGACCTGGCGGTGGCCACGCTGGGCTCGGTGCTGAAGTACCGCGAGGACACCGAGCGGGCGGTGGCACTGGACCTGCGGGGGCTGCTGGCCGCGGCCCGGGGAAGCTGA
- a CDS encoding FAD binding domain-containing protein codes for MIPAAFDYVRPESVGAAVSALADAEAAGREAKVLAGGQSLLPLLRMRLAFPDLVVDAGRIPGLRGVRDDGDALVIGALTTHHEVLAEPLVRRHAGLLAAATATVADPAVRHRGTLGGSLAHADPAADLPAVALALDAELTAVGPAGRRTVPAREFFTDYLTTALAPGELLAEIRVPKYDGWGFRYEKFSRAAQAWALVGVAAAVRHGGGRIAEARIGLTSMGPTPVRAAAVEAALAGADTTEESVAQAASAAADGTRPAADLSGSAAYRAHLARVLTRRAVLAAAAGPA; via the coding sequence ATGATTCCCGCGGCATTCGACTACGTACGCCCCGAGTCGGTCGGCGCCGCCGTGAGCGCCCTCGCCGACGCGGAGGCCGCCGGGCGCGAGGCGAAGGTGCTCGCCGGCGGGCAGAGCCTGCTGCCGCTGCTGCGGATGCGCCTCGCCTTCCCCGACCTCGTCGTGGACGCCGGCCGGATCCCGGGGCTCCGCGGCGTACGCGACGACGGCGACGCGCTGGTGATCGGCGCGCTGACGACCCACCACGAGGTGCTCGCAGAACCGCTGGTACGCCGCCACGCCGGGCTCCTCGCCGCGGCCACCGCCACCGTCGCCGACCCGGCGGTGCGGCACCGCGGCACCCTCGGCGGCTCGCTGGCCCACGCCGACCCCGCGGCCGACCTGCCGGCGGTGGCGCTCGCGCTGGACGCCGAGCTGACCGCGGTGGGACCCGCGGGGCGGCGGACGGTCCCGGCGCGGGAGTTCTTCACCGACTACCTGACCACGGCGCTGGCGCCGGGCGAACTGCTGGCCGAGATCCGGGTGCCGAAGTACGACGGCTGGGGCTTCCGCTACGAGAAGTTCAGCCGGGCGGCGCAGGCGTGGGCCCTCGTCGGGGTGGCCGCCGCGGTGCGGCACGGCGGCGGGCGGATCGCCGAGGCCCGGATCGGGCTGACGAGCATGGGCCCGACGCCGGTGCGGGCGGCGGCCGTCGAGGCGGCGCTCGCCGGGGCCGACACGACGGAGGAGTCGGTCGCCCAGGCGGCGTCGGCCGCGGCGGATGGCACGCGTCCGGCGGCGGACCTGTCGGGTTCCGCCGCGTACCGCGCGCATCTCGCCCGGGTGCTCACCCGCAGGGCGGTGCTCGCCGCGGCGGCCGGGCCGGCGTGA
- a CDS encoding xanthine dehydrogenase family protein molybdopterin-binding subunit, whose product MTTAEQAAPAIGRSHPRKEDARLVTGRTSWTDNITLPGMLHMAVLRSPMAHARIDRLDLTAVRERPGVVAAFGASDLDGELGSLPCAWPVTEDIVHPDHPPLAGDEVRHAGDPVAVVVARDRYAAADALEAVEVDYTPLPPVLDMEAALADGAPLVHADKGTNRCFDWPLASGDYAAARARADVVVTRRYVQQRLIPNAMEPRAVVAAPAATGADEYTLYSATQIPHILRLMLAVVTGIPEQKIRVIAPDVGGGFGSKLQVYAEEALALVVAKRLGRPVKWTESRSEGYLATHHGRDQIQDVEVAATRDGRLLGMKVDLLADMGAYLMLVTPGIPILGAFMYPGIYKMDAYAFHCTGVFTTKTPTDAYRGAGRPEATYAVERVMDELAAELGIDPVELRRRNWIGHGEFPYTSVAGLTYDSGNYEAATDKALAHFGYAALRAEQRERHARGDTVRLGIGVSTYTEMCGLAPSRVLRDLRYAAGGWEAASIRMLPTGKVEVITGTSPHGQGHATTWSQIAADVLGVPVEDVDVLHGDTRIAPQGMDTYGSRSLVVGGVAVHEAAVKVVGKARRVAAHLMEASEEDLEFTAGTFAVRGSPEAAKTIQEVAFATFTGHDLPDGMEPTINAGHVVEPDNFSYPHGTHLCAVEVDTETGAVRIRSYVAVDDVGKVVNPLIVEGQVHGGLAQGIAQALYEEAVYDDDGNLVSGTFADYHVPAAPDLPDFVTDRTETPATSNPLGVKGVGEAGTIASTPAVVGAVVDALRPLGVTDVRMPCSPERVWRAIQDAQKGDPA is encoded by the coding sequence ATGACCACCGCAGAGCAGGCGGCCCCGGCCATCGGCCGCTCCCACCCGCGCAAGGAGGACGCCCGTCTGGTCACCGGCCGGACGAGCTGGACCGACAACATCACCCTGCCCGGCATGCTCCACATGGCGGTGCTGCGCAGCCCGATGGCGCACGCCCGCATCGACCGCCTCGACCTCACCGCGGTCCGCGAACGCCCCGGCGTCGTCGCCGCGTTCGGCGCCTCGGACCTCGACGGCGAGCTGGGCTCCCTGCCCTGCGCCTGGCCGGTCACCGAGGACATCGTCCACCCCGACCACCCGCCGCTGGCCGGCGATGAGGTGCGCCACGCCGGCGACCCCGTCGCCGTCGTCGTCGCCCGCGACCGCTACGCCGCCGCCGACGCGCTGGAGGCCGTCGAGGTCGACTACACCCCGCTGCCGCCCGTGCTCGACATGGAGGCCGCGCTCGCCGACGGCGCCCCGCTCGTGCACGCGGACAAGGGCACCAACCGCTGCTTCGACTGGCCGCTGGCGAGCGGGGACTACGCCGCCGCCAGGGCCCGCGCCGACGTCGTCGTCACCCGCCGCTACGTACAGCAGCGCCTCATCCCCAACGCCATGGAGCCCCGCGCCGTCGTCGCCGCCCCCGCGGCCACCGGCGCCGACGAGTACACCCTGTACTCCGCCACCCAGATCCCGCACATCCTGCGCCTCATGCTCGCCGTCGTCACCGGCATCCCCGAGCAGAAGATCCGCGTCATTGCCCCCGACGTCGGCGGCGGGTTCGGCTCCAAGCTCCAGGTGTACGCGGAGGAGGCCCTGGCGCTCGTCGTCGCCAAACGGCTCGGCCGTCCGGTGAAGTGGACCGAGTCCCGCTCCGAGGGCTACCTCGCCACCCACCACGGCCGCGACCAGATCCAGGACGTCGAGGTCGCCGCGACCCGCGACGGCCGGCTGCTGGGCATGAAGGTCGACCTGCTGGCCGACATGGGCGCGTACCTCATGCTCGTCACCCCCGGCATCCCCATCCTCGGCGCCTTCATGTACCCGGGGATCTACAAGATGGACGCCTACGCCTTCCACTGCACCGGCGTCTTCACCACCAAGACCCCCACCGACGCCTACCGCGGCGCCGGCCGCCCCGAGGCCACGTACGCCGTCGAGCGCGTCATGGACGAACTCGCCGCCGAACTCGGCATCGACCCCGTCGAGCTGCGCCGGCGCAACTGGATCGGGCACGGCGAGTTCCCGTACACCTCGGTCGCGGGCCTCACCTACGACAGCGGCAACTACGAGGCCGCCACCGACAAGGCCCTCGCCCACTTCGGCTACGCCGCCCTCCGCGCCGAGCAGCGCGAGCGGCACGCACGCGGCGACACCGTGCGGCTCGGCATCGGCGTCTCCACGTACACCGAGATGTGCGGCCTGGCGCCCAGCCGCGTGCTGCGCGACCTGCGGTACGCGGCCGGCGGCTGGGAGGCGGCGAGCATCCGCATGCTGCCCACCGGCAAGGTCGAGGTGATCACCGGCACCAGCCCGCACGGCCAGGGGCACGCCACCACCTGGAGCCAGATCGCCGCCGACGTGCTCGGCGTGCCCGTCGAGGACGTCGACGTGCTCCACGGCGACACGCGCATCGCGCCGCAGGGCATGGACACGTACGGCTCGCGCTCGCTCGTCGTCGGCGGCGTCGCCGTGCACGAGGCGGCGGTGAAGGTCGTCGGCAAGGCGCGCCGGGTCGCGGCCCACCTGATGGAGGCGAGCGAGGAGGACCTGGAGTTCACGGCGGGCACGTTCGCCGTCCGCGGCTCACCGGAGGCGGCGAAGACGATCCAGGAGGTCGCCTTCGCGACCTTCACCGGCCACGACCTGCCCGACGGCATGGAGCCGACCATCAACGCGGGACACGTCGTGGAGCCGGACAACTTCTCGTATCCGCACGGCACCCACCTCTGCGCGGTCGAGGTGGACACGGAGACCGGGGCGGTCCGCATCCGCTCGTACGTCGCCGTGGACGACGTCGGCAAGGTCGTCAACCCGCTGATCGTGGAGGGCCAGGTGCACGGCGGCCTCGCACAGGGCATCGCGCAGGCGCTGTACGAGGAGGCCGTCTACGACGACGACGGCAACCTCGTCTCCGGCACCTTCGCCGACTACCACGTGCCCGCCGCCCCCGACCTGCCCGACTTCGTCACCGACCGCACCGAGACGCCCGCCACGTCCAACCCGCTGGGCGTCAAGGGCGTCGGCGAGGCCGGCACGATCGCCTCCACCCCGGCGGTCGTCGGCGCGGTCGTCGACGCGCTGCGCCCGCTGGGCGTCACCGACGTGCGGATGCCCTGCTCGCCGGAGCGCGTCTGGCGGGCGATCCAGGACGCGCAGAAGGGGGACCCGGCATGA
- a CDS encoding (2Fe-2S)-binding protein — protein sequence MSRISVTVDGTTYEDDVEPRLLLVHYLRDRLGLTGTPVGCDTGNCGACTVDVAGASVKSCSMLAVQADGAEVTTIQGLAEDGRWHPLQRAFHEEHGLQCGYCTPGMILAARDLLRANPHPTAEEVRQGLEGNLCRCTGYQNIVRAVLAAAEAGAGAGAGAGAGAGAGTDAGAGDRGEAAI from the coding sequence ATGAGCCGCATCTCGGTCACAGTCGACGGCACGACCTACGAGGACGACGTGGAGCCGCGCCTGCTCCTCGTGCACTACCTGCGCGACCGCCTGGGCCTGACCGGCACACCCGTCGGCTGCGACACCGGCAACTGCGGTGCCTGCACGGTCGACGTGGCGGGCGCGAGCGTCAAATCCTGTTCCATGCTGGCCGTTCAGGCGGACGGGGCGGAGGTGACGACGATCCAGGGGCTCGCCGAGGACGGCCGGTGGCACCCGCTCCAGCGCGCCTTCCACGAGGAGCACGGGCTGCAGTGCGGCTACTGCACGCCCGGGATGATCCTCGCCGCCCGCGACCTGCTGCGCGCCAACCCGCACCCGACCGCCGAGGAGGTCAGGCAAGGACTGGAGGGCAACCTCTGCCGCTGCACCGGCTACCAGAACATCGTGCGCGCGGTCCTCGCCGCGGCCGAAGCAGGAGCAGGGGCCGGAGCAGGAGCAGGGGCCGGAGCAGGAGCAGGGACCGACGCCGGAGCCGGCGACCGCGGGGAGGCCGCGATATGA
- a CDS encoding cysteine desulfurase-like protein, with translation MTYDLAALRARIPALKDGTAYFDGPGGTQTPAPVIEAMAAALAAPLSNQGHVTAAERNAEAIVAGARAALADLLGVPAGGVVFGRSATQLTYDVARTLARAWGPGDEVVVTRLDHDANIRPWVQAAERAGAAVRWCDFDPDTGELTPGHLAAVLSERTRLVAVTAAANLLGTRPPVPELARMAHDAGALVHVDGVHYAAHAAVDAEALGADFVVCSPYKFLGPHLGVLGARPELLRSLAPDKLLPATDAVPQRFEQGTLPYELLAGARAAVDFLAGLDPEPAAGGDRRARLIRAYAAIEAHEDALRLRAEDGLAGLPGVTLRSRAAHRTPTLLLTLEGRTTTDAYRFLAERGVNAPSGSFYALEASRRLGLGDGGGLRAGLAPYSSAEDVDRLVAGLGEFLRTTA, from the coding sequence GTGACGTACGACCTGGCCGCGCTACGCGCCCGCATCCCGGCGCTGAAGGACGGGACCGCCTACTTCGACGGCCCCGGCGGCACCCAGACGCCCGCCCCCGTCATCGAGGCGATGGCGGCGGCGCTGGCGGCCCCGCTGTCCAACCAGGGCCACGTCACCGCCGCCGAGCGCAACGCCGAGGCGATCGTGGCCGGCGCCCGGGCCGCGCTCGCCGACCTGCTCGGCGTGCCGGCCGGCGGCGTCGTCTTCGGGCGCAGCGCCACCCAGCTCACGTACGACGTCGCCCGCACCCTCGCCCGCGCGTGGGGGCCGGGCGACGAGGTCGTCGTCACCCGCCTCGACCACGACGCGAACATCCGCCCCTGGGTGCAGGCCGCCGAGCGCGCCGGGGCCGCGGTGCGCTGGTGCGACTTCGACCCGGACACCGGCGAGCTGACCCCCGGTCATCTGGCCGCCGTGCTCTCCGAGCGGACCCGGCTGGTCGCGGTCACCGCCGCCGCCAACCTCCTCGGTACCCGGCCGCCGGTGCCGGAGCTGGCCCGGATGGCCCACGATGCGGGGGCCCTGGTCCACGTCGACGGGGTGCACTACGCCGCGCACGCCGCCGTCGACGCCGAGGCGCTCGGCGCGGACTTCGTGGTCTGCTCCCCGTACAAGTTCCTCGGCCCGCACCTGGGCGTGCTCGGCGCCCGTCCAGAACTGCTGCGCAGCCTCGCGCCGGACAAGCTGCTGCCCGCCACCGACGCGGTGCCGCAGCGCTTCGAGCAGGGCACGCTGCCGTACGAGCTGCTGGCCGGGGCCCGCGCCGCGGTCGACTTCCTCGCCGGCCTCGACCCCGAGCCCGCCGCCGGCGGTGACCGCAGGGCGCGGCTGATCCGGGCGTACGCGGCGATCGAAGCCCACGAGGACGCGCTGCGGCTGCGCGCGGAGGACGGCCTCGCCGGACTGCCCGGCGTCACCCTGCGCTCCCGCGCCGCCCACCGCACCCCGACCCTGCTGCTCACCCTCGAAGGCCGCACCACCACCGACGCGTACCGCTTCCTGGCCGAGCGCGGCGTCAACGCCCCCTCCGGCTCCTTCTACGCCCTGGAGGCATCCCGCCGCCTCGGCCTCGGCGACGGCGGCGGCCTGCGGGCGGGTCTCGCGCCGTACAGTTCGGCCGAGGACGTCGACCGGCTGGTCGCGGGCCTCGGGGAATTCCTGCGTACGACGGCCTAG